CGCCTAGAGCCATGTGTTAGTTCTCCGCTTGATAACGTCGACAAGTCTTACCTGGTTGATAATACTGTGCGCAGGCCTCGTAAGGAGGTGCGAAAGTAGAATCGGCTCTGTGCCTTTAAAGACTGCATTCAAGTTAGCATTTCGCCCCGGCCCAAGTTGGTTACCACTCACCCAGCAGCCGGCACATGTTGTATCGTGGAAAGTCTGAGGCTACTCCACAAGACAGGCAACCGGCTCAAGCACTGTGTAATCAAGGGGCAATTGGTAAGCCATAACAAGAAATTTTAAAACTATATAATAATATCAATGTATTCATTAACTATTTTATTTACACTAACAGTCAAATAGATTGCATTTAACGATAAATACAATATTTATTATATATAAATCGAACATTCATTTATTATGAAACAAATAAATTTAATAGAAGCAATAGATGAACATATCAAATTAGGTATTGATATATAATATACATTAATCATTTACATTCAACTTAGTAATTTAAATAAATATTTATTGATTTAAATGGATATAAGACCTAGACGAAGCCTATACTATGTATTATTATTAATAAAACTTTTAAACAAACAAATAATATATCAAATACATATATAAACATATATGTATAATAATCAAATCCAATATTTGCAAATGTTGACTAATGTTTTGTTTTGTTTATCTATATTTATGAAATAAATAAAATAGTTTCCTAGTACTTATGAATTCGTTTCTTTTTTTGCTTCAGTTTGACTTCCTGGTCTGTTATCACGTGTTATAGAGAGAGTAGTTGTCTGATTGCGCCACCCGGCTGATTGAGGTGCGGGGGCGGGGCCGGGCCCTGGGAAAAAAATCAGAGTTGGCAGGAACACCTTCTCGTCCGCCCAAGATGCCAACTTCGGAGATCCAGCCTGGCCACTTCCTtgcgcgctcgcctgcgcctgcatgCGATGCGAGTGAGTGTGGGCAGACTGTTCAGGACAGCTCTTCGGGCAGTGCCAGGGAGATTCTTGCTGGCTTGAGCCGCATGATGCCCAAGGCTGCTTATACCCCATCAACCCCCGAGAGCCGACCTGATACCTCGACGTTGGCGGCAGCTGACTTCGATGTTGATGTTCGCTCTGGTTTTCTGCCTCCGGAGCCGCCTCTGGAGCGTCTTCCGGGTCCCTCATATGACGTGCAGCACACTACGTACGACTCAGCGGAGCCTTCCCTGTGGGAGTCCATGTTTGACTGGGCCAAGTCGATTCCGCTTGAAGTGGGAGCCAAATACACGGACAACTCGCGCGCAGAGGAGGCACGTCGCTGGCGCCGTGCGGTCCGCGCCATGCCTGTAGTTCCGCTTAGCGACCAGGAACTTGGCCATATCCGGACAGCCCGTCGTGCCTGTCTTGTTTTGGCTTTCTTGTCGCACCTGTATATGCATGCCCAGCCTGACGTGGGCCAATACGAAGCAGACGTGGACAAAGCAGCCGCGATTGCAGCTGAAGCGGCCCCCGCGCCCAAGGCTTGGTATGACTTTTGGTCGACCGAAGACGCCGAGGCCTCTGCGGAAGCCCGCGGCGAGTACGTCGGGCGCCTTCCTGGCTGTCTTGCAACCCCACTCCAGATTGTCAGTGAGCATCTGGGCCTACCCCCCGTGCTCACCTATGCTACCACCGTCCTGTGGAACTGGACGCTTAAGGACCCCTCGGCTGGCCTCGTTGCCGACAACATGCAAATCAAGGAGACTTTCACAGCGACCTCGTCTGAAGCTCACTTTTACTTGATCTCGCTCTTAATTGAGTTACAGGGTGTGGAAGCCTTGACGCTGATGCGTATCTCGCTCAATGAAGCCTTTGCAGTGGACGAGCTCGCAGAGAAGCGCATTGCCTGCTACCTAGAAGAGCTGGCTGGTATCATTCGCAAGCTGACCAAACTCCTGGGCGAGATGTACCCCGGATGTGATCCCAATGCATTCTACTGGCAAATCCGCCCTTGGTTCCGGGCGGGCGATGCTACCTACAGCATGCAAGAGTCGAACCGTGGGACAGGCTGGTTCCTGGAAAGCCAAGCCTCGGAGCCCGAACACTCGATGTGGACTGGTCCGAGTGCTGGCCAAAGCACGCTTATCCATGCTCTTGATCTTTTCTTGGACGTGGATCACGCACGCACCAAGCGGCCTAAAGACGGAGAGGCTGCGCCGGATACCCGCCCCGCATCCGATGCAACCTTTATGGAGCGCATGCAGATGTACATGCCGCTGTATCACCGTGCTTTCTTGCGCCACCTCCAGCATGGCATTAGCACCGAGCCTGCGGTGGGCCCTCCCCGGGAGGGTGCGGAGCCAGAATCCTCGGACCACCCGATTCGTGCGCTGGTTCTTCGGTGCCGTTGGGCGGGTGAAGACCACCCCTTGGTCAAGGCgtacgacgaggcgcttcGTGCGCTTCGTTCGTTGCGTGACGAGCACATGCGTATTGCGATGCAATACATCGTCAAGCCTGCTCGTGCAGGTCCCCCTAACGCCAAGCGTTCTGCGGCGCCCAAAGATGGCGAGATCCGCGGCACAGGCGGTACGGCACTAGTCTCTTTCCTGAGCGATTGCCGCAAAAATACGACAGACGCCATGGTCGAGCGTATGCGTCGTGCGTAATTGTATCTATTTGGGTTGTAGTGTAGGACCGTTCTGCGGTATGAATTAGAAATGTACAGTGTCTATTTCCTCGCAAAGCGCAGTGCGTCGGCCAAAGCACtccgctgctgcgccaaCCACGATGTCCCATtcgacggcgtcgagggcgCAGAAGGAGAAATATTGCCGACCGGTGCACGCGGCGTGTCCTCGCCTTGCGGAAGGGCAGGCGTCATAAGCTGTTCCCAGCTTGTTTCGCGGTACACTCGCTGGCTGAGCATTTGGTATGCAGAAGACATTAGGCGCAATTCTTGGCGCAGTGCATCGCGTTCACGCTGTGATTAGCAGAAAGACATACCTGAACAGCCTGGACTGCTGCATCGGACGTAGGCGTAGCAtcctggcgcagctggtTCGCGCGGTCCCAGCACTCGGACAATCGCTGCATAACAACATCGTCCAGCTGGAAAGACTCCGTGAGGAGGTCAAGCACAGGACGAAACTCTTTTGGTGTAGATTTGCCGGAGCCATTCTTGCCCTTGTCCGAGCTGTATTTTTTCGCGAGCTTCCGCAGGAGGGCCCTGGTGTAAGATGGACAACATACTGTGCTTCTTTTTCCTTGGAACGCGCATTATTACGCATTGCTGTGATTTCCGCATGGACAGCCGCTAGGCTAGATTCCCGGCTTTCAATCGAGTCCGGTGCTTCCTGAGCGGATTGTCTTGAGGAAGACGGCGCAGTGGACATCTCCAGCTTCTGCTGCAAGTCGGAGATTTCGCCGCGCAGAGTGGCAATTGTGTCTGGGTCGTGAGCCTCTCGGTCGGTCTTAACCGAGCCATCATGGACATCAAGAGCCTGCACACGGTCCATGAGGCCCTTCATTTGCGTCTGGTCCGCTTTGTGGTCTGCTTCTAAGGCATCGCAACGGGCTTGGAGTCGCTGCTTGTCGCTCTCGAGCGTTGTGTATTCTTCCTGCAGACTCGTGTAACGACGCTCAATGTGTTTTGAACGCTCATCTGCTTCCGTCGACCGAGAACCAACCGTGGTCTTGAGGTCCTGTTCACTGGAACGCAGATCCTGCAGTTCACGCTGCAAGTCACTTGTCTCTTCTAGACGCGACCTGTACTTTTCGATCTGTGCCTCCTGACGCTTGCTTTGCTCAATAATGGGACGCCATTCGTCCAGCTGGTCGCGGAATGTAtcgcgctcacgctcgCTGTCACGAAGCCCTGGCAAGACAGCGTTCATCTCTTTGTTTTCCTCAGTGAGACGCTCAatctgcgcctcggcactAGCCAATTGGTCTTGGTGCAAGTTGACCAGCTCGGTCTTTTTCGCGAGCTCACGGCGCATGTtttcgagctcgcgcaggttcATGTCCGTCGATGTGTCAGGTGCTGCTTCCACCTCTTCTGCTTCCTGCGGCGCTTGTAAAGTAGCTAGCACCGACTCAATTACACGCATTAGCACCATCTGGTCGGCATACGGCAAGGACTGCATTGCACTGATCTGCGCATCATTATCAGGGCTTTTGGCAATCGCACCGAGTACCAACCGCATTAGCTTAGCAAGCTCCTCTTCCGCGGGTGGCTTCCGCCCCGCGGCCTTGGTATCCACTTTTGGGAGCTCTTGGTCGACATTAAGTACATCGTCATAGTACCGCACCAGTCGCTTGTACAACACGTCGAGCGTTGGTTTTTTCGGCGCACGAAAATGCTGTGTGTCACTGCGTTAGCGATGCAACCTACAGAGCAGAGAGCACTTCGAACAAAGCACCGGGACTCGTTAGGATCTCGTCATTTTGAGACGTGCGCTTGGTGAGGACACGGAGCCAAGacgcgatcgccgcgagctgcgtgctATCACCTGGCGCCTCTTCGGCGTCCATCAGCGTCCAGCGTCAACGATGTGGAGGGATCGGCACGGCCGAGTTGTCTCCACCATGGCGGGGCCTGAGGGGGAGAACGAGGAGCGTTTCTGGTCGCTGATTCTCGATCTTTCCGCCCAGCTCACTGCCAACAGGCAAGCGAGCGATAACCTGAAGAACCAGATCAGCGACCTTCAAGGCCAGGCGGTGCATGCCAAGAGCGGCTACGCGCTACGCCGGTTTAATGTCGACCTCTCCCAGGAGGCCTTCACCACagagctcgagcggctcAATGTACAGTTGATGCAGGAGAATACCACGCTTGCGCACGAATCCAAGCAGCTTGGTGCACTACTGCGTGAGTGCGAAGCGACGCTCGAAACCGTCATGGGCAAGTTCCGCAGCTTTTCGCATGCCGCACAACAATATGGCCTAGACTTGTCGGCATACTACGAGTCCCGTATCGAGGGACAGACTGAACAGTTGGATGCTATCCAGCGCCAAGAATATAGCGGGCGTGACGCAGCAGTGGGTCGGCTTGGCACGCTTGTGCGTAGCGCGCTTCGTCTCGTTGACGGTGAAGATGAGGAGGCGAACGGAAGCACCGCACTCGAACGTACCACCGagatcgagcagctccgTGCGGAGAATGAAATGCTCCGCTCCCTTCTTGGTATGGGAAACTCTCCTAAGGAAGAATCTGAagtgccggtgcgcacggctgATCTccccgcgacgcgcgccgaggttGCTACTGCGGAGCCTCTCACGCGTGCACCGATTGACGAAGTCGATGTAGGAGGGGCTTCAGACATTCCCCCACCCGATACGGACGAGATGACACAACTTCCTAGTACATAGATGTATTCTACGGCAAGTCTGTATTCCTACGTGCTAGGTCATGAGCCTTTCAAATGACAGCTTTTTACTCTACGACCACAGGTCCTTTGAGCTCGATTGTGAATCGTTTTGGCTGAGATTCCTTGGTTTCCTTGGACCCTTGATGAGTTTGAATTTTCAAAGTGAAGTCATgcggctcgacgccgcgatCTCCAAACTAGAATGAGAAATCCCAGTTGGCTACGCACCGCCCTCTTCACCTTCCGTTCAATTGAGCGATGGGCTGCCTTTAGCTGTCGCCGGAGTCCAATCATGACTGGATCTGCTATTAATGCACCATGACATACGACAATAGGCTGCAATATAGTTGGATCTTTGTGTTTCCCAGTTGCCCTTCCAGATGCGATAGGCGAATAGCCAGTCATCTGTAACCTGGAGAGTTTGAATCAGTCGGTAGGTTTCATATGGAGATTCAAACGGGCCCTTTTCCAGTCTAGAGTCATGAGTCCAACGAAACCCACATACACTTTATTGATATCGGCTTCTGTCACGTCAAGTTCCTCAGCAAGATCAGATATGGACATGTTCATAATGATCTGCTTCGAACGAACGACGTCGACAAACCCTGTAGAGAGAGACTGGGCTCGAATCCAATCCACTTCCCTCTCCAGCTGGTCTCGATCTTCTTTTTGTTTTCCTTGGGACTTCTTGCTGGGACCTGAATCATTGTCGGATTCTACCAAGACTCCTGTAAACTTGAGAGACAGAACCTTGGCAATAGGTTTAAGGTTTTCGGTCAATTTCCACTCCCAAACCAAGTCCTGGAAATGGGGAGTCCTTCGGTTCTGTTCCCCGTGCGCATATTTGGCACGTAACCCTTTGATAATATTAGGGCCTTGATAGACGAGCATTTCATTCAGTGTTTGAGTCACTCTAGCTTTGGTTATCCGAGAAACGCACGTTTTGATCCTGGATCACAATAACCTTTGAACACCAAGAACTTCTCTAGTAATTCCCAGTAGCAGTGCCCAGACTTGAAGTACATTTTTTGTAGCAGCTTTACAGCATTCTCCGATTGCGTTTGGTGATCATCTGATCTACATCAGCGTGAGCTTGAAGGTACTACTTACGTTTCATTTGTCTCCTGGGCAGCCTTGAGCATAACCATAAACCTCGAAAGGATATCCATGGGGGCAGTACGAAAAGAGAGAGTACAAGTTCACAGCCCAAACTGTGCCGCAAAAAAGGAACCGATCATGAAATAAATGAGAAGGTTTCGCAATCACATCTACTCTGGAGTGGGATTGTGTCATTACCTATAGACTCTATTCGGAAAACAGGTGTCTAAGTTGTGTGACACATCGGTTTGGGGTTTTGACGAGAGGCTCGGAGAAGATGTAGCTTCCGGCTTCGAGAAATTGTCTCCGAAGTTGATCCAAATCTGTATTGTCTTTTCAATCTTTCGGATATTCCAAACAAAGTTCCCCTTCTTCAAGGTTGGCATGGCATTCTACTGTCAGAAGTAGATCAAATACGTACTAAGTCGCATACAAAGCTGAGTATTGGCCCAGAGTTCTTCATCATGCACTCGCGAGCACCTTTTATTCTTGGATCTGGTCATTAGGACAAGAATAACCCACCATCGTAGCTCTTTCTTCCCGAGCTGTGCTCCGCTTGATGCCACTTGTTGAGGATAAATCTGATGAGCTGGGCATCGTGACTAAGTCGGAACACAACGATGAGATCCACCAAGCGATAAAAGTCGCCCAAATGATCAGTAAAAGCTCTGCAGGTCAGAAACACTCTTCTACTCCGGACTCACTGAAGAATATCCGGAACATCGCGCTCTTCGTAGCATTGCCCTAAGAGCCCAGTTTTCACTTTTACACCGCGCCGTAAAACAGCTTCACAGAAGCCTTCTAGTACCTCTCGTTCGTATACATCTTCAGACTCCGGCTGTATCATGCCAACTTGATTTTCTTGGGTTCGCTCTTTCCTTGATGGTCGACTTTGATAATCAAGGAGTAGCGGCGTCTCTAGGATAATCTGAGGTTCGGTGCTCTGAATACGATTGCAGAAAACCTTGCCCGTCCACTGGTTGGGGTCGAGTACATATGGCCCTGCCAAAGCCTCCATCTGCTTGATCATCCATGCGCTTTGTTGGTCTAATTTATTCTGAAGAAGACGGATAGCAGGCGCTTTGTTAGTGAGGTAGCTTACGGATCATCGGCCGATCGAAGAATGCTGTTCTCTTATGCAACGCGTACATGGAATGAACGAGCGTCTTCGTATTTAGGTGGGCATTCGTGGTCTTGACGAGTGCTTTTACTTCAGACACAGTTGGCAAGGACGAAGCAGATAAGCTAAAGTAAGGCAGATTACCTACATTTCGCTCAACCTCTCGCTTTCGATTCTTGTGGCTAGATCCAGACGAAATCTGCTCGGCTTTGCATTGAGCGATTTGTTGAGCGACTCGTAAAAACTGAGCGCAATAGCTTCCACCAGTGCACTGTACATCATGAAATGACTCTAAGAAGGATTTGGTTTGTAGCTGCAGTAGCCCAGTGACTGGTTTGCACTGCCACAAGAGATGTGCCCAGACCTATTCAATTTCTGGCCTTGATCACATCTCCTTTCGAGTCTGTTCGTCGTAGGCGTATCCGATTAGTACTCGACCTGAATTCGGCTGGATCAAATCCTTCGAAGGAAGCAGCTATCCCTTTCTATTAGGTCAACGCGAGACCAGAGC
The sequence above is a segment of the Malassezia japonica chromosome 6, complete sequence genome. Coding sequences within it:
- a CDS encoding uncharacterized protein (COG:E; COG:H; EggNog:ENOG503Q54N), with the protein product MPTSEIQPGHFLARSPAPACDASECGQTVQDSSSGSAREILAGLSRMMPKAAYTPSTPESRPDTSTLAAADFDVDVRSGFLPPEPPLERLPGPSYDVQHTTYDSAEPSLWESMFDWAKSIPLEVGAKYTDNSRAEEARRWRRAVRAMPVVPLSDQELGHIRTARRACLVLAFLSHLYMHAQPDVGQYEADVDKAAAIAAEAAPAPKAWYDFWSTEDAEASAEARGEYVGRLPGCLATPLQIVSEHLGLPPVLTYATTVLWNWTLKDPSAGLVADNMQIKETFTATSSEAHFYLISLLIELQGVEALTLMRISLNEAFAVDELAEKRIACYLEELAGIIRKLTKLLGEMYPGCDPNAFYWQIRPWFRAGDATYSMQESNRGTGWFLESQASEPEHSMWTGPSAGQSTLIHALDLFLDVDHARTKRPKDGEAAPDTRPASDATFMERMQMYMPLYHRAFLRHLQHGISTEPAVGPPREGAEPESSDHPIRALVLRCRWAGEDHPLVKAYDEALRALRSLRDEHMRIAMQYIVKPARAGPPNAKRSAAPKDGEIRGTGGTALVSFLSDCRKNTTDAMVERMRRA
- a CDS encoding uncharacterized protein (EggNog:ENOG503P450); translation: MAGPEGENEERFWSLILDLSAQLTANRQASDNLKNQISDLQGQAVHAKSGYALRRFNVDLSQEAFTTELERLNVQLMQENTTLAHESKQLGALLRECEATLETVMGKFRSFSHAAQQYGLDLSAYYESRIEGQTEQLDAIQRQEYSGRDAAVGRLGTLVRSALRLVDGEDEEANGSTALERTTEIEQLRAENEMLRSLLGMGNSPKEESEVPVRTADLPATRAEVATAEPLTRAPIDEVDVGGASDIPPPDTDEMTQLPST